Proteins from one Ipomoea triloba cultivar NCNSP0323 chromosome 1, ASM357664v1 genomic window:
- the LOC116010336 gene encoding cyclin-dependent kinase inhibitor 3-like: protein MGKYMRKSKTASEVALLDISHTQSSLGVRTRAKTLALQRLQRSTAAAPGTTSSGCGDCGSYMQLRSRRLQKPPIGSQPRRHKPAPKDSNPSPKANQNQNKSSRASSKLRQVSSANSRSVNKGDECLDDEKKEDNILQESNVGVEKTENNVNNGDDIAVEGSFGENLPDFEGRERTTRESTPISLIRDPDAIPTPGSSTRRTSTNQAHRRVQNSPEGHIPTIHEMNEFFSGAEEQQQREFIEKYNYDPVNDRPLPGRFEWQKIDP, encoded by the exons atgggtAAGTATATGAGGAAGTCAAAAACCGCGAGCGAAGTGGCTCTGCTGGATATCAGCCACACACAATCGTCTCTTGGCGTCCGTACCCGGGCCAAAACCCTAGCCCTCCAGCGCTTGCAGCGATCAACCGCGGCTGCGCCTGGCACTACCTCCTCCGGTTGCGGTGATTGTGGGTCCTACATGCAGCTTCGCAGCCGGCGGCTGCAGAAACCCCCAATTGGTTCCCAGCCGCGCAGGCACAAGCCCGCCCCCAAAGATTCGAACCCTAGCCCGAAGGCAAACCAAAACCAGAACAAGAGTTCGAGAGCCAGTTCGAAGCTGAGACAGGTGTCCTCTGCCAATTCGCGCTCGGTGAATAAGGGGGACGAATGTTTGGATGACGAGAAAAAGGAAGATAACATTTTGCAGGAAAGTAACGTTGGTGTCGAGAAAACTGAGAACAATGTCAACAACGGAGACGATATCGCCGTTGAAGGGTCATTCGGCGAGAATTTGCCGGATTTTGAAGGTAGAGAGAG GACCACTAGGGAGAGCACGCCTATCAGTTTGATAAGGGATCCAGATGCCATCCCAACCCCTGGTTCCAGTACAAGGCGTACCAGCACAAATCAAGCCCACCGCAGAGTTCAAAATTCACCGGAAGGACACATCCCAACAATTCATGAAATGAATGAATTCTTTTCAGGTGCAGAAGAGCAGCAGCAGAGAGAGTTCATTGAAAA GTACAACTATGATCCAGTGAATGACAGGCCACTTCCTGGACGGTTTGAATGGCAAAAAATAGATCCTTAA